Genomic segment of Nocardiopsis mwathae:
GCACCCGCACTTCACGATGACGTTGGCCGCCTCGCCGGACGTACCGAACTCCACCATCTTCAGGGTGTGCCCGACGTCGGCGGAGTCGGGTTCGGCGCCCCGGTGCACGAAGTACATCCACGGGAAGTCGTCGAGATGGCCGTTGCCGCAGGCCATCACGAAGCGCGCGGGAACGGCCGTGGGGCGCTTGTTGCCGCTGCCGTAGCAGTTGTGGACGTAGCGGCTCTTCTCCGGCCTGAAGGCGTTGGGCACCATCTCGAAGCTCCCGCCGCTCGACACCCCCGCCACCGGTACGCGGCCGAGCCGGTTGCAGTCCCGCCGGGTACACCGCAGCCAGCGCGGAAACGCGGCGACGGGCACCCCGACCTGTGTCCAGGGCTGGAACACGTCGGTGGACGCGGGGGTGTAGGGGGGCATGCGCAGTTCGGCGACCTGGTCGCCGAGCCGCTTCCGCACGGCGGCCAGCAGCCGGTTCTCGGTGATCCGCGCCGCGTGCTGCCGGTCCCACCGGTCCAGCCCCCGGATGATCACCGAAAGGTTCGGCATGTCGGTGACCGCGCCGATACCGAAGGTGTGCAGGAGTTGGCTGGCCCGCAGCTCGCCGACCCGCAGCGTCTCGTGCGCGCGCTCGGTTCCACGCTCGCTCATGCGCCCTGCCCCGTTTCCATCTTCGCGGTCGTCGCGCCCCGCGGCCGGAACCCCGGCGCGTCGTCGTCTCCGAGGTCGTCGGCGGTGTCCAGCACCAGGCGGATTCCGTCCTCCACCTCCCGCAGCGAGGTGGGGCAGGTGGTCCGGCCCCATCCGCCGCCACGCGGCTCGGCCAGCAGCCCCATCACGTCATCGCTCGTGCCGGACAGCTTGTAGACGAGGTCGGCGCCCTGTTCCCGGCGCCGCTTGTCCCAGATGTCCAGGCGGGTGTTGAGCTGGTCCTCGACGCTCCGCGCCGCCGCCTGGTCACCGGTGACGTCGCGGGCGCGGTTCTTGACCTCGGACAGGACGTAGGCGGCGTCCTTCCCGCTGCGGTCGAAGATCTGCGCGGTCGCGTTCGCGTTGTAGGTGCTCTCCAGGTTGCGGACCAGGGCGACGAGCAGCCCCATCAGCCCCCGGTCGACCGCGCGGGGCGCGAACGGGGTCACCGACAGCGCCTCGACGTGCCGGTACATGGTCGCGTGGAAGTGGTCGAAGCGCTCGTAGTGGGAGAGGTCGCGAGGGCGCGACCAGTTGTACACCGTGAAGACGACGCCCGGGTGCCGCCGGCCCACACGGCTGGTGGCCTGGATGTATTCGGCGGTGGACTTCGGCTGGTTGTTGACGACCATGACACCGAGCCGGGGCACGTCGAGCCCGACCGCGATCATGTTGGTCGCCAGCAGCACGTCGATGGGACGCGGAGCGCTCTTCACACGGGTGAACGGGCGCCCCAGGCGCTCCCGGATCTTGGGGATGTCGTCGCTGGACATGCGCGAGGTGAGTTCCTCGACGATGGGGTCGCGGCGCCGGGCCAGTCCGCGGCCGTCGGCCCGCCCGAGGCGGGTGGACACGTCGTCCTCGACCAGCCGGCGCATGCCGCCGAGGTCGCGCAGGCTGTTGAAGTACCCGACGAGTGTCATGTAGGGATCGGTGACCTCGTTGGCCCCGTACCTGTCGTGCAGCTTCTGCGCGGCGGCCAGAACGGCGGTGTAGACGCGGATCTGCGCCGACTTGATGCGCACGCCGTGGGCGCAGATCCCGACGTAGCGGCGGCCGGGGGTGCGGTCGGTGGGACGCTGCCGGGAGAAGAAGTTGTCGGCGGCGTCCAGGCTCTGGGGTGGGAACACGCGCGTGGTGCGCCCGGCGAACAGCGACCCGATCTGTTTGGCGGCGCGCCGCACAGTGGCGGTGGAGGCGATCACCTTGGGGCGGACCTGCCGTTCGACCTTGCTGCCCGGCGGCGGGTAGCTCCACGCCGCCAGGCGGTCGACCGCGGTCTCGTACAGGCCGACCATGGAGCCGAGCGGGCCGGAGATGAGGTGCAGCTCGTCCTGGATGATCAGGTCCGGCGGGCGCAGCCGACCGGTGCGCCGGACCGTGGCGGCGGGGTGTCCGGCGCCGCCGGTCCCCTTCTCGGCCTGGTGCGCCGAGGCCCCGCCGCAGGCGTCGCGCTGCAACTCACCGGAGAGGTAGCCGTGGCGCGTGCAGACGCGCTCGACCCGCCCGAACAGCGCCTGCGTCTCCCCCTTCCAGGCGAGCTGGGCGAACTTGTCGACCGTGGCGATGACAAGCGAGGGCACCAGCCGGTAGATCTCCTCGTCGACGACGAGGACCGGCAGTCCCTCGCCCCCGCTGGCCCACCTGCTGAACGGGCACTCCAGGTCGGGGCAGAACATGTGGGCGCGGCGCTCGACCATGTCGACGTCGATGTCCTGACCGGCGGTGATCGCACTGCCGCACCAAGGGCAGGACACGAGCTGGTGCGGGGAGCCGATCGCGCGGTTGCCCGAGCCCCGGTTGGGGTTGCGGACGGCCTTGAGCCAGTCGTGCGCCTGGTCGACCCTGTTGGGAGTGGACTTGTTGCCCACCCACAGGCCGATCCGGAACGGTTCCCTTCCCCACGTGGACTCGTCCTCCCGCCGCTCGACCTCGCAGGCGCAGATGAGGGCGGCGGCGCGCTGGAACTGGTCGATGGTGAGCAGGCGGAGCGTGTAGCGCATCAGCACCGCGACGCCCGCGTGCCCGGAGAGGCCGGCCACCTCGCCCTGTCGGCGCCGGATGGCCAGCGTGTAGGCGGTCAGGCCGAGGTAGGCCTCGGTCTTGCCGCCGCCGGTGGGGAACCAGAGCAGGTCGGCCATGCGGCCGTGGTCGCCGGTGCGCTCGGGGTGCCCGGGGTCGGTCAGCGAGGGGAGGTTGAGCAGGATGAACGCGAGCTGGAAGGGGCGCCACCTGTGGTTCTTCGGGCGGTCGAGCTCGGCCTTCAGCTCCGCGAGGTCCGGGTCCTCACCGCTGCTCTGGGCCCTGCGCCGCTCCTCGGCGAGGAGGGTGTGCACGCGCTGGCCGGACATGACCGCGTTGGCGAACCGGAAGCAGCGCAGTGCCTCGGCGTCGGTGGCGAGCAGGTCGATCGCGGCCGCGATGCGCCCCGCCGCCTCCTCGGCGTCGGCGAGGTTGGCCTCCGCGTCCTTGGTGAAACCGTTCAGGTGGTGGGCGGCGGGGGTGGCGAGGCGGCCGCGCTGGCGGGCGATCCAGGCCCGGTACCCGGTGACGAGCGGTTCGAGGCGGCCGCGGACGTCGGCGGCGCCGAGGGCGGCCAGCCGCTTCATGTCGAGTTCGACGTCGGCGAGCTCGGGCAGGTCGGGATCGGCGTCGGCACTGGGGACGTCGGTGTGGGCGAGCTCGTGGCGCGGGACGGCGGCGGTGCGCACGGCGGTGGCGCGCCGCGGGTCGTCGGGCAGGGTGTCGACGGCGACGGCGGTGCTGTGCCCGATGGCGAACTCGGCCGAGTACCGGTGGGTCATGGCGAGCCGCCGCTGCTCCGCGCGGTCCATGGCGTCGCCGCCGGAGACGTGGTCGTCCCGGGGGCGGAAGACCGGGGCGGAGCCGTCGGCCGCGGTGAGCTCCAGTTCGGCCTGGAACAGCCACTTGTGCTGCTCACGAGGTTCCCCGGTTTCGCCGTTGACCAGGAAGACCGTGACGAGCTTGTCCTTCTTGTGGGTGCGTACGCGGCCGCGCACGCACACCCGCGGCTGTTCGGGGTCGAGCGGCAGGGGGCCGAAGGCGCCGTCGGTCAGCGGGATGGCCACTTCGCCGGTCCCGGGCTCGCGCCGGTACACCCGCTCCTTCGACCGCGGGTCACTCGCCGCTCCGGCGCCGGATGCCTGCTGCTGGACGTACCTCCCCCAGGAGGCGCGGGCACGCAGCTCACCCACGTCGGGATCGACGGCCGCGGTCAGCCCGTAGGCCGAGCAGTACATGCTGGGGACGGAGGGGGCCTCGGGCTCGGGGTCGGGGTCATCGGGCTCGTTGATGGGGACCGAGGTGTCCTCCAGGCCGTTCTCGGCCAGGTTGTCCTGCTCCTCGGGCTGGAACAGGGCCCCGTTGGGCGCGAGTCTGCCGAGGATGTAGTAGTCGGTGGGCCGGTCCCCGCCCAGCTCCTCCTCGTCCCCGCCGATCGGCCCGTAGAGGTCGGTGACGACGAGGTCTTCGAACTCGCCCCGGATCTCCTGCGGCGTCGGGGGTTTCAGCACCGGTTGATCACCCATGGGACAACCTTAGAGGCGATCTGTGACGTTCCGTCCGGCCATTGCGCCATCCCAGGTGGCAAGGTCGCCGGAGGCCACCGATGACCATGGGATTCGATCGGACAAAAGGGGCACGATCAGATACCAGCCCATGATCAACGCCAAGATAACGTCATACCGGGCGGCGGCCGCGCCGCTACGGGCCGGGATCTCTGTCGGCAGACTCAGCCCTTTCCTGAGCCGATGTGCTTCTCACCGCAGACTCGGGCGTCTTCGTTGAAGCGGTCCAATGAGCGGTTGGTTCCCTGCGGAGCACTCAGGTGGCCATTGTCGACGATGTTGCGGACGACTTCTGGAGCGTCCGACTCGCGATACTTACGCCCTCCCTTCCCGGTGACTTCCGTCATGAGGATTCGCTTGGGGTCTGCCATCCGTCCGGTATCCCGACCCACGCGGCGCTCGGGAATCTGCCAGGTCGTCACGGTGTCGGCAAGCGCGCCAGGGAAGAGGAGAAGCCACGCTTCCATTTCCGCCGCGGCGAGTACGTAGTGCCCGGTGCCGAGGGATTTGCTCAACTCCTGTTCGACCTTGGCATGTGCCGCGGTCCAGGCCGCTCCATCTGGCCGATCGAAGTCCTCATGGATGAATACACACGCCACATCGGCTTTCTCGCGCTGGGCGCGCGCCTTCACCTTGCGGGCGAGCGTACGGATCCGAGACGTGAGGTTCTCACCGGTCGCCTTGTGCAGCCGCACATCATCGCTGATCTCGACGATCCGCCCGCGCATCTGCGGACAGACGGCCTCCAAGAGGATGCGAAGGCTGGCGCGATCATTGCGGTCCTCCCCCGCGACCACCACAACCGGGTGCTTCGTCGGCCGCTTCGCTGTCCCCTTCCTCCCCTTTCCGCGGCTCACAGATCTCCACCAAGGCTGCCGGAGAACCAGAGCTCGCCGAGTGGCTGGTCTTCGCTCGCGTCAACGATCCGCTTGATGTCGCGGACCGATACGGCCGGAATCTGCGACTCGCCCCTGTCGTCGCGCTCGCACACGATCAACTCGGTCGGCCGGAGGCGATCGGCGAGCGCGGGCGAGTGCGTCGCTATGAGGAACTGCGTACGGTGGCTCGCGTCCCGCACACGTTCGACCAGCAGTTCCAGCGCCTGGGGGTGCAGGCCGTGGTCGATCTCTTCGATGCAGGTGAGTGCGGGCGGCTCAGGGTCGTAGAGGAGTGCGAGCAGCCCTAGGAGCCGGATCGTTCCGAAGGACGCATCGGCGAGTTCCGTCGGCTGGCGCAGTCCGCTTTCGTGCAGCACCACGACGACCTCGCGCGCCGGCCCCGAGGGAAAACTGAAGTCGATCCCTTCCAGCTGGGGAAGAACCTGCCTGGCGTCGGCCTCCAAGCGCTGCCACGCACGCACATCGGTCCGATGCAGTGCGAACAGGAACTCCGCGAGGTTGGCTGCGTCATCGTCCAGCCGCATACGGTCCTCGTGCATGTAGCGCGTCATACGCGACGCGGTACAGGCTGTGGCGACGTCGACATCGAACACGCGGAACGAGGCGAGCTGCCGCGCCAGGGCCGCAACCTCGCTTCCACCGGCGTCGTCGGCCAACCGGGGCAGGGTCGAGAGGCCACTGCTGAGTCGGCGGAGACCGATGGAACGCTCTTCTTCGCCGCCTTGCCCGCCCCGGTCGACGACGCGGGCCTTCTCGCCACTGATCGTGATCCGTCTCCCCCGGCCCTGAGTCCGCTTGAACTTGAACGACTCCCTACGCGAGAGCGTTTCGCCCTCCCCCCTCGCCCGGCGACTGATCCGCAACTGGTACTCGTCGGGCGCTTTGAGGCTGCTGTGCCTCGTCCAGGTCGCCTTCAAGCGGATCTCTATGGAGGAGGGGATGCGATCGGCCCCACGGAAGGCCACGCTGGCGTATCCGCCTCGGCTCTCCAGGGCGGGTTCGATGTCGGTGTGGATGATGTCCGCCAGGAAACGGAACACGTCGAGCACGTTGGTCTTGCCCGCACCGTTGGCGCCGACCAGCACGTTGAGCGGGCCGAGTGGGACACTGATCTTTCGCAGACTGCGAAAGTTCTCGACTTCGAGCTCGATCAGCCGCTTCTCCATGGCATCAGCATCTCCTACCTTCGGCTGGACTCGCACGAACACGGGCCGAATCCAGCCGAACGTCTCACAGACTGCGCCAGTGCCAGCCGCGTCCAGGCTCGGCGGCCGGGAACCGGGGTGGAGTTGCTTCAGTTCGGTAGACGCCTGTGAGCTTGGGTTTTACGCGGCTTCAGCCAGGTCAGGCAGACCACTCTTGGTCGCTTCAGCGTGACGACGTTCATACTCGGCCGGGCTGAGCTGGCCGTTGGCCGAATGCCTGCGCCACCGGTGACCTTGCCGGCGAACTCGCCGACGTGCTCATCTACCTCGCCGCGATCGCCAACCGGGCCGGAATCGACCTCTGTGACGCGTTGCGGGAAAAAGAGCTGGTCAACGAGGCGCGCACCTGGTCCTAGCCGTCGAGTAGGCGGAGCACAGCCAGGTGGTATGCGGCCTGCACCGCCACCAGGGAGTCCACACGGACCCGCTCATCGATTCCGTGCAGCCCTTCGTAGTCCGCACCGAATCCTGCGGTAGCCGCGATCCCGAGCGCGGCCAGGTAGTTGCCGATGTTGGAGGGACCGGCCACCTTCGGCTCCACCGCCAGCCCGACATCCACGGCCCCGCGCAGCAGTGCGGCCACCAGCCGGTGCTCCGGCTCCAGGGCGTAGGCCGGCCACGACAGCACCGGCTCCACCGACGACGGAGGAGTTCCCGGCCAGCCACGGTCCACTTCGGCCACCGCAGCGGCCACGGTCTTCTCCGCCCACGCGGCATCGGCGGCCGGGGAGGTGCGCACATCCACGTTGACCGTGCACGCGTCAGGCACCACCGACCAGCTGTCGCCCCCCTCGATCCCGGTCACCGTCACCCTCGGCGCCTTGGGGAAGGTGTCGGTCGGAGCAGATCCGGTGTCTAGGGCATGCAACACGCCCACGAGCTGTCCGGCGAAATCCGGCTCGCGGTGCAGCGCGGCGCTGACCTGCGCGAAGCGGCCTGACGATCACATGCCCCTGTCCGATTCGACTTGACACACTCCGTCCAGGTAGGCCACGTCGCGAGAGCGCGACCCGGTCACGACCAGGCACCGCTGCGCGCCCTGCACGACCCGGCGCATGGCTTCCAGCAATTCGCCATGGGCCTTCAACAGGCGCGGCTGCGCCACCCGGCCCGGGGCGTCCTGTCGTGTACCGGCCTCAGTGACCTGACGCGCCCGGTCCCCGAGGGGAAGCGGGACCGGGCGCCCTCAGTTGCCGCTGTCGCCTGCCGTCCGCCGTTCCCGCCGCCGCACCTCGTCCCGAAGGATGCCCCGGAGCTCATGCGGGCCGGGCGTTGCCGGACGACGCCCGGTGCCGGTGGTTCACACGGTGAGCCAGGCGCTGTTGGTGAGGTCGTAGTCGAGGCGGAACCAGACCCGGCGGAAGCTGGACTGCCCGCTGTCGCCCCACGCGGTGGAGAGCCGGTCGACCAGCCCGAGGCCGCGGCCGGACTCGGCGGTGAGGCGGTCCTCCGGGTCCAGAGGAGTGAGGTAGCGCTGCTCCCTGCGGTCGCACCGCTCGTCGAGGCTGCCCCAGTCGGCGCAGATCAGAGTGAGGCCGTCGACCGAACGCTCCACCTTCAGGGTGTAAGTGCGGCCCGGCGTGCCGGAGCGGGTGTGCTTGATGGCGTTGGTCGCCAGCTCCGTACCCAGCAGGTCGAAGATGTAGCGGTACTCGGGGCTGCCGGCCGCCGCGCAGGTGTGCAGGTAGGCGTGGACCAGCGGCATGAACACGGGCTCGCCCCGGAAGGAGAAGCAGCGCCGGGTGAAGTAGGGGCGGTCGGTGCTGCGGTTGAAGTAGTGCTCGTAGCCGTGCGGGATGAGCAGGTTGAGCGGGATCGTCACCTCGGGCATCGGGGGTACGGGGGTCAGGACGGACATGAAGTGCTCCTAGATGCACCGGTCATGGACGTTCGGCAAGAGGGGTGTATGACCACAGCCGCTGAAGTTGCTGTTGTGAGGACGCTGGAGGCGGACGCGTCGTAGCGTGGTGAGCATCGACACCGGGTAGCGCTGCGATCACTGCTGACACCTCCGAAGTTAAAAGTGAATCTCACGATCGTCAAGCGATTCTCGTGAGATTTCCAAAGAAGGATCGAAGGCGTTACCCTCATGCGCATGCACCATCCGCACAGCCCCTCCCTGCGTCGGCGCCGCCTGTCGACCGAGCTCCGCCGCGCACGCGAGAGGGCAGGCCTGACCACGACCCAGACGGTCAAGTCGCTCAAGTGGGCGGCCGGGAAGCTGAGCAAGATCGAGAACGCCGAGACCCAGACGGTCAAGGCGGCCGATCTCGACAAGATGCTCGACCTGTACAAGGTCACCGACCCCACGGTGCGCGAAGCCATGCATCAGCTGGCCCGCGACGCCAAGGAGCGGGGCTGGTGGTCGAAGTACCGCGACGTCTTCAAAGATGAGACGCTTCCCGACTTCGAGGCCGAGGCCTCAGGTCTACGCACCTACGAGTCCCAGGTCATCCCGGGCCTCTTGCAGACCCCGGACTACGCGCGAGCAATCTTCGAAGGTGGCCTCTACACCGGAGCAGAGGAGGTCCGACGCCGGACTGAGGCCCGCATGGCCCGACGCGAGATCCTGACCAAGTTTGATCCAGTCCACCTACGTGTGGTGATGGACGAAGCCGCTCTCCGCCGCCTGATCGGCGGGTCACAGGTGATGACCGAACAGCTGCGACACCTGCTGCACATGGCGAGGATGCCCCATATCCACCTTCAGGTGCTGCCCTTCGATGTGGGGTCCCACGCGGCCCTGACGGCTCCCTTCACCATCCTGGACTTCCCCAACCCTCTCGACCCCACCATCGTGTGCATCGAGACGCTGACCGACGCCCTGTATCTGGAACTCCCTGAGGACGTGGAACGGTATAGCGTGACATTTGGCGACATTCAGGGCTCGGCGGTCAGCGCCACCCGATCCGCCACCATCATCACCGACGTGCTGAAGTCCTTAGAGAGTCCTCGATGACCGACCAAATGGAGTTCCGCAAGAGCAGCTACAGCGGCCAAGGCGTGAACTGTGTCGAAGTGGCGAACCTAGGCCCCCGACTCCGGAAGAGCAGCTACAGCGCCCAAGGCCAAGCCTGTGTCGAAGTGGCTCACGTCCCCGCCGACTTCTGGAAGAGCAGCTACAGTGCCCAGAACCAGAACTGCGTCGAGGTAGCGGATCTCCCTCAAAGAATCGCTATCCGCGACTCAAAGCAGCCCGAGCGCGGCCATCTCACCTTCCCCACTTCCGAGTGGGCAGCGTTCCTCAGCAACACGCGTCACGGTGAGCTGTAACCACCTCACAACGACCAGGCCTTGCCCCTTCAACTGAGGGCAAGGCCTTCTTCTTGAACGATTAGAACATCGTGCCTTGCGGCGGGAAGAGCGCACCGTCCGGGAAGAGTGAAGCTTCGTCATCCTTCTTGGATGAAGCAGATCGTTTCTTCCGCTTCTTCGGCGGAAAAATTCCCTTACGTTCTTCTTCCTTATGGCGCTCGAAGTTTAGCTCCAGGAGGCGGTCTAGCACCTCGATACGGGAGGTGGGGCTGATGGTCCAGCGCACACCCTGTGGAGTCTCATGGTGACCATGATCAAGATCGAGATCAAGCCAGCCGTAGGCCTGCTTCACGGCTTCGTCGATCTGCGCATGCATCTCACGAAGTCGGTCAATCTCGCCGTCGGCATAATCAGGATCGTGGACTAGATTATAGAGTTTAGTCAGTCCAACTTGCCGAGTTCCCAGCAAACG
This window contains:
- a CDS encoding AAA family ATPase produces the protein MEKRLIELEVENFRSLRKISVPLGPLNVLVGANGAGKTNVLDVFRFLADIIHTDIEPALESRGGYASVAFRGADRIPSSIEIRLKATWTRHSSLKAPDEYQLRISRRARGEGETLSRRESFKFKRTQGRGRRITISGEKARVVDRGGQGGEEERSIGLRRLSSGLSTLPRLADDAGGSEVAALARQLASFRVFDVDVATACTASRMTRYMHEDRMRLDDDAANLAEFLFALHRTDVRAWQRLEADARQVLPQLEGIDFSFPSGPAREVVVVLHESGLRQPTELADASFGTIRLLGLLALLYDPEPPALTCIEEIDHGLHPQALELLVERVRDASHRTQFLIATHSPALADRLRPTELIVCERDDRGESQIPAVSVRDIKRIVDASEDQPLGELWFSGSLGGDL
- the drmA gene encoding DISARM system helicase DrmA, which produces MGDQPVLKPPTPQEIRGEFEDLVVTDLYGPIGGDEEELGGDRPTDYYILGRLAPNGALFQPEEQDNLAENGLEDTSVPINEPDDPDPEPEAPSVPSMYCSAYGLTAAVDPDVGELRARASWGRYVQQQASGAGAASDPRSKERVYRREPGTGEVAIPLTDGAFGPLPLDPEQPRVCVRGRVRTHKKDKLVTVFLVNGETGEPREQHKWLFQAELELTAADGSAPVFRPRDDHVSGGDAMDRAEQRRLAMTHRYSAEFAIGHSTAVAVDTLPDDPRRATAVRTAAVPRHELAHTDVPSADADPDLPELADVELDMKRLAALGAADVRGRLEPLVTGYRAWIARQRGRLATPAAHHLNGFTKDAEANLADAEEAAGRIAAAIDLLATDAEALRCFRFANAVMSGQRVHTLLAEERRRAQSSGEDPDLAELKAELDRPKNHRWRPFQLAFILLNLPSLTDPGHPERTGDHGRMADLLWFPTGGGKTEAYLGLTAYTLAIRRRQGEVAGLSGHAGVAVLMRYTLRLLTIDQFQRAAALICACEVERREDESTWGREPFRIGLWVGNKSTPNRVDQAHDWLKAVRNPNRGSGNRAIGSPHQLVSCPWCGSAITAGQDIDVDMVERRAHMFCPDLECPFSRWASGGEGLPVLVVDEEIYRLVPSLVIATVDKFAQLAWKGETQALFGRVERVCTRHGYLSGELQRDACGGASAHQAEKGTGGAGHPAATVRRTGRLRPPDLIIQDELHLISGPLGSMVGLYETAVDRLAAWSYPPPGSKVERQVRPKVIASTATVRRAAKQIGSLFAGRTTRVFPPQSLDAADNFFSRQRPTDRTPGRRYVGICAHGVRIKSAQIRVYTAVLAAAQKLHDRYGANEVTDPYMTLVGYFNSLRDLGGMRRLVEDDVSTRLGRADGRGLARRRDPIVEELTSRMSSDDIPKIRERLGRPFTRVKSAPRPIDVLLATNMIAVGLDVPRLGVMVVNNQPKSTAEYIQATSRVGRRHPGVVFTVYNWSRPRDLSHYERFDHFHATMYRHVEALSVTPFAPRAVDRGLMGLLVALVRNLESTYNANATAQIFDRSGKDAAYVLSEVKNRARDVTGDQAAARSVEDQLNTRLDIWDKRRREQGADLVYKLSGTSDDVMGLLAEPRGGGWGRTTCPTSLREVEDGIRLVLDTADDLGDDDAPGFRPRGATTAKMETGQGA
- a CDS encoding helix-turn-helix domain-containing protein, translating into MHHPHSPSLRRRRLSTELRRARERAGLTTTQTVKSLKWAAGKLSKIENAETQTVKAADLDKMLDLYKVTDPTVREAMHQLARDAKERGWWSKYRDVFKDETLPDFEAEASGLRTYESQVIPGLLQTPDYARAIFEGGLYTGAEEVRRRTEARMARREILTKFDPVHLRVVMDEAALRRLIGGSQVMTEQLRHLLHMARMPHIHLQVLPFDVGSHAALTAPFTILDFPNPLDPTIVCIETLTDALYLELPEDVERYSVTFGDIQGSAVSATRSATIITDVLKSLESPR
- a CDS encoding ATP-binding protein — its product is MSVLTPVPPMPEVTIPLNLLIPHGYEHYFNRSTDRPYFTRRCFSFRGEPVFMPLVHAYLHTCAAAGSPEYRYIFDLLGTELATNAIKHTRSGTPGRTYTLKVERSVDGLTLICADWGSLDERCDRREQRYLTPLDPEDRLTAESGRGLGLVDRLSTAWGDSGQSSFRRVWFRLDYDLTNSAWLTV
- a CDS encoding DUF397 domain-containing protein; this translates as MTDQMEFRKSSYSGQGVNCVEVANLGPRLRKSSYSAQGQACVEVAHVPADFWKSSYSAQNQNCVEVADLPQRIAIRDSKQPERGHLTFPTSEWAAFLSNTRHGEL
- a CDS encoding peptidase dimerization domain-containing protein, with the translated sequence MLHALDTGSAPTDTFPKAPRVTVTGIEGGDSWSVVPDACTVNVDVRTSPAADAAWAEKTVAAAVAEVDRGWPGTPPSSVEPVLSWPAYALEPEHRLVAALLRGAVDVGLAVEPKVAGPSNIGNYLAALGIAATAGFGADYEGLHGIDERVRVDSLVAVQAAYHLAVLRLLDG